TTGGAACACTTAGACGAACTTTGGTCGAGTGTCTTAGCCCAAGTCGAGAAAAGAATCTCCAAGCCCAGCTTTGAAACTTGGCTGAAATCCACTAAGCTCTTGTCCTATAAAGAAGATACTGTCACCATTTCAGCCCCAAATTCATTTGCGCGCGACTGGCTTGAAAACCACTACGTTCACTTGATCACCGGCATTTTGACAGATTTGACAGGGGACGAAGCGCTTATTAAATTTGTGGTGCCAAAAGATCAGGATATGGACGATTTCCAGCTTCCCGCTCCCCGTGTCAAACCGGGCCAGGCGGAACAGCAAGAGTTTTTGCCGGGGATGTTAAACCCGAAATACACCTTTGATACATTCGTCATCGGTTCGGGCAACCGCTTTGCACATGCTGCATCGCTCGCCGTTGCCGAAGCACCGGCAAAAGCTTACAACCCACTTTTCATCTACGGAGGCGTAGGACTTGGCAAGACCCACCTTATGCATGCAATCGGACATTACGTCATTGAACACAACCCAGACGCCAAAGTGGTTTATTTGTCGTCTGAAAAATTTACCAATGAGTTCATCAACTCAATCCGTGATAACCAGACCGTCGATTTCCGCAATAAATACCGCAATGTCGATATTTTGCTGATTGATGATATTCAATTTTTAGCCGGAAAAGAACAGACTCAAGAAGAATTCTTCCATACATTCAATACCTTGCACGAAGAATCTAAGCAGATCATCATCTCCAGCGACCGGCCGCCAAAAGAGATTCCAACACTCGAAGACCGCTTAAGATCGCGCTTTGAATGGGGACTGATCACTGATATCACACCGCCAGACCTGGAAACGCGAATTGCCATTTTGCGCAAAAAAGCCAAAGCAGACGGCCTGGACATCCCGAACGATGTCATGACCTATATTGCCAACTCAATCGATTCCAACATTCGTGAGCTTGAAGGTGCTTTGATCCGCGTCGTCGCTTATTCCTCCCTGATCAACCGGGACATGAGCGCAGAACTTGCTGCGGAAGCGTTGAAGGACATTATGCCGAACTCCAAGCCGAAAGTTATCACGATTTTGGACATCCAAAACGCAGTCGGCGAGCAATTCAACGTGAAACTCGATGATTTCAAAACCAAGCGCCGCACGAAAGATATTGCCTATCCACGTCAAATCGCGATGTACTTGTCGCGTGAAATGACTGATTTCTCGTTGCCGAAAATCGGCGAGGAATTCGGAGGCCGCGATCACACAACCGTTATTCATGCGCACGAAAAAATCAACACGATGCTAAAAGAGAATCAGCAGCTTCAGCAAGATATTAAAGAAATTCGATCTGCACTCGGGAAATAGGCTGTGGATAACCCCCGATTTTCTTAAGCAGTTTATGCACAGCTTGTCTACATGTGGATAAACTGCTTTTATTGCTTATTTCGGGCTTATCCACATATTCACAGCCCCTACTACTATTACTGTCTTTAAGTACTAATAACTAAAATATATATATAAGCGAGGTTCGAGAATGAAATTCGAGATAAAACGTGAGCGATTAGTCGAAGGTTTAAACGATGTAATGAAAGCAGTCAGTTCAAAAACAACGATTCCTATTTTGACTGGGATCAAAATGGATGTTTCTTCAGAAGGTATGCGTCTAACAGGAAGTGATTCAGATATCACCATCCAAACCTTCATCCCAACAGAAGAAGATGGAAAACAATTGATCGATGTCACAGAAGGCGGAAGCATCGTCCTCCAGGCAAAAGTATTCGGAGAAATCGTCCGTAAATTGCCGACCAACGAAGTAGAAATCGAAATCAACAGCAATTTCCAGACGCATATCCGTTCAGGGAAATCTGAATTCCACTTGATCGGGCTGGACGCTATGGATTATCCACAATTGCCAGATATTCAAGATGACCGTCTCTTCACGATTCCAGCGGATCTGTTGAAAACAATCAATAGAGAAACCGTATTTGCAGTCTCTAGTTCTGAAACACGCCCAGTACTTACTGGCGTCCATTGGGAAGTTAAAGACGGAGAGCTCGTTTGCGTCGCAACAGACAGCCACCGCCTAGCACGTCGCAAAACGAAACTCGAAACTTTGCCAGAAGGGGAGTACAGCGTCGTCATCCCAGGCAAAAGTTTGAACGAATTGAACAAAATCCTTGATGACACATCGGATCCGGTTGAAATCGTCATGACCAACCAGCAAGTATTGTTCAAGTCGAAGCACATTTTGTTCTTCTCTCGTCTATTAGAAGGCAATTATCCGGACACCTCCCGCTTGATCCCGTCTGAATATAAAACAACGGTGACAGTAAACGGCCGTTCATTGCTTCAAGCGATCGACCGCGCATCACTATTAGCGCGTGAAGAACGCAATAACGTCGTGCGCTTTTCTACAAACGAAGGAAGCGAAGTCGAAGTCTCCTCGAATTCTCCGGAAGTCGGGAAAGTAGAAGAGCAATTGCAAGCACAAAGCGTCGACGGCGAAGAGCTGAAGATTTCTTTCAGTGCGAAGTTCATGATGGATGCCTTAAAAGCAATCGACGGACAAGATGTCGTCATCCAGTTCACTGGAGCGATGCGCCCGTTCATCTTAAAATCGGCCTTGGATGACTCAATTCTGCAATTGATTCTTCCTGTCCGGACATATTAATTAGCATCAAAACCCTCAGGATAGCCCATAAAGGCTATCCTTTTTACTTATGGGGGCAAATAGGGTAAAATAAAGGGATAGACTACGAATCGAAGGATGAGTGCATTTTGAAGGAAATCGGGATTGAAACAGAATATATTACACTTGGACAGCTGCTGAAAATGACGGACACAATCAGTTCAGGCGGAATGGCTAAATGGTTTTTGAGTGAACACGAAGTATTCGTAAACGGAGAAGCGGAAGATCGCAGAGGGCGTAAATTGCGTCCGGAAGATACTGTGAGCATACCGGGGACGGGGGAATTCCGTATCGTTGTCGCCGAAGGCATGAGCTTCGATGCGGATTGACAACCTCGAGTTAGTCAATTACCGGAACTACGAAACGCTTAAGCTCGACTTTTCGCCGGAGATCAACGTCTTTATCGGCGAAAATGCACAAGGCAAAACGAATATCATGGAGTCGCTTTATGTTTTATCAATGGCGAAATCGCACCGGACGAGCAATGACAAAGAATTGATACGCTGGGACGCGGAATATGGTAAAATTAAAGCTGATGTGCTCCGGAAATATGGCAAATTGCCGCTTGAAATCAGCTTTTCCAAAAAAGGCAAAAAAGCGAAAGTGAACCATCTGGAGCAGCGGCGGTTAAGTGATTATATCGGTCAATTAAACGTTGTCATGTTCGCTCCTGAGGACCTGCATCTCGTCAAAGGCAGCCCGCAAGTTAGGCGCCGCTTTATCGATATGGAGATCGGCCAGATTTCACCGGTCTATCTCCACGACCTCGTCAATTACCAAAAGCTGTTGAAACAGCGCAATCATATATTGAAGCAACATTACGGCAAACAAGCCATCAATGACGTTATGTTCGAGGTTTACACAGAGCAATTTATTGAAGCTGCTGTAAAAATTATACAAAAAAGATTCCAGTTCATGGAATTGCTGCAAAAATGGGCAGAGCCGATTCATCATGGCATTTCCCGTGGGCTGGAAAAATTAGAAATACGCTACCAGCCAATTAGTGGTTTGAAGCCTGAATGGACGCCTGCTGAAATGGCGTCCTTTTTAGAGCAAAAGCTTCAGGATGTGAAAAAGCGGGAACTTGACCGTGGCGTAACCCTCGTTGGCCCGCATCGCGATGATTTGCAATTCATCGTCAATGGTTACGATGTCCAGACTTATGGCTCCCAGGGGCAACAGCGCACCACTGCGCTGTCTTTGAAACTGGCGGAAATCGAGTTGATCAAGCAGGAAGTCGGCGAAGCACCGGTTCTCTTGCTTGATGATGTGCTTTCTGAACTGGACGATTACCGCCAGTCGCATTTACTCAATACAATCCGCGGGTCTGTGCAAACTTTTGTCACAACCACCAGCGTTGAAGGCATCCAGCACGACACTATTCAAAACGCACGCCTTTTCGAAGTAACAAAAGGAACGGTCAAGGAGTGAAGACGCATGTATGTCCAGATAGGCGCCGCCCAATTGATTGCCGTAACGGAAATCCTGGCGATCGTCCATTATGAACATTATGCCCACTCTGCTTTTACGCGGCTATTAGTCCCGCCTGAAGCGGTGAAATCCTATGTCGTTACCGATGATTTCGTCTACGGGTCGCCTTATCGGCCTCAGGCGCTTTTGAATAAAATTCAGCAAAACAGGTTATAACCGGTCAATGGAAATAATGAGTTGTCAAGAAAGAGCAGGTGAACGGAATGGCTATGGAAGATACGAATCTTGAGCAATCTTATGGCGCCAATCAGATTCAAGTATTGGAAGGCTTAGAAGCGGTCCGGAAACGGCCGGGTATGTATATCGGTTCAACAGGATCAAGAGGGTTGCACCATTTAGTGTGGGAAATCGTGGATAATAGCATCGATGAAGCCCTTGCCGGCTATTGCGATGAAATTCGCGTCACAATCGAAAAAGACAATTGGATTCGCGTGGAAGATAACGGCCGCGGAATTCCAGTGGACATGCAGGAAAAAATGGGCCGTCCAGCGGTTGAAGTCATCATGACAGTTCTTCACGCTGGCGGTAAATTCGGTGGCGGCGGCTATAAAGTATCCGGCGGCCTTCACGGTGTAGGCGCCTCTGTCGTTAACGCCTTATCGGAAACGACCGAAGTTTATGTACACCGGGACGGCAAGCGCCATTTCATTCAATTTGAGCGCGGCGCAGTCAAAAAAGAACTCGGCGTCATCGGCGAAGCTGACAAGACCGGAACAACGATCCGTTTTAAAGCGGATGCTGAAATTTTCAAAGAAACAACAGTTTACGAATTCGATATTCTCGATCACCGCCTCCGTGAGCTCGCTTATTTGAACCGGGGCTTGAAAATCGTGGCCGCTGATGAGCGCGAAGGCTTGGAACAGGAAAAAAACTACCACTATGAAGGTGGTATCAAATCCTACGTCGAGCATTTAAATAAATCAAAAGATCCTCTTCACGAAGAAGCGATTTTTGTCGAGTCGGAGCGGGATGGCATCAATGTCGAAGTCGCGATGCAATACAATGGGGGATTTGCAGCGAATATCTTTTCATTCGCTAACAATATCAGCACCCATGAAGGCGGAACGCACGAATCCGGCTTTAAAACGGCGTTGACGCGCGTCATCAACGATTACGGCCGCAAAAACGGCATTTTGAAAGATGCGGAAGCGAACTTGACTGGCGAAGATGTTAGAGAAGGGTTGACGGCAATTATTTCCGTCAAGCACCCGGATCCACAGTTTGAAGGCCAGACCAAGACTAAGCTTGGCAATACAGAAGTATCGACGATCGTGAATAACTTATTCTCAAACGGATTCGAACGTTTTCTACTGGAGAACCCTTCGACGGCCAAGAAAATCATTGAAAAAGGCATCATGGCTTCTCATGCGCGGATGGCTGCCAAAAAAGCACGTGAATTCACGCGCCGCAAGTCAGTGCTTGAAGTCTCCAGTTTGCCTGGTAAACTCGCAGACTGTTCTTCACGCGACCCGAAAATCAGTGAGATTTACATCGTAGAGGGAGATTCGGCGGGCGGATCCGCAAAATCTGGCCGAGATCGCCACTTCCAGGCGATTTTGCCCTTGCGCGGGAAGATCCTTAACGTGGAAAAAGCGCGTCTCGACAAGATTCTAGTCAATGCAGAGATTCGCAATATCATCACGGCGCTTGGCACTGGAATCGGCGAAGAGTTCAACCTGGATAAAGCGCGTTACCATAAAGTCGTTATCATGACCGATGCCGATGTCGATGGTGCCCATATCCGTACTTTGTTGCTAACGTTCCTATTCCGCTATATGCGCCCACTGATCGAAGCAGGCTATATTTACATCGCACAGCCGCCATTGTTCCAGATCAAACAAGGCAAGCATGTCGATTATGTTTATTCAGATGCACAGCTGAAAGAAGCATTGGCTAAACTTCCAGCATCGCCAAAACCGCACGTCCAGCGCTATAAAGGGCTCGGTGAGATGAATGCTACTCAACTATGGGACACAACGATGGACCCGGATTTCCGGACATTGCTACAAGTCACACTTGAAGACGCGATGACAGCGGATGAGACCTTCCACATGCTAATGGGAGACGATGTCGAACCGCGCCGTAACTTTATTGAAGAAAACGCCAGTTATGTGAAAAATTTGGATGTATAACGCGACAAGAGTTGAGAGGAGGCTGCGGATATGGCGGAACGGCCAGGCAGCGGAGTAGAAGAAATAAATATTAGCACGGAGATGCGTACATCATTCCTTGACTATGCGATGAGTGTTATCGTGTCTCGTGCGTTGCCGGATGTCCGGGACGGCTTAAAGCCGGTGCATCGGCGTATTTTATATGCCATGCACGACCTCGGAATCACAGCGGATAAAGGCTATAAAAAGTCAGCACGTATCGTCGGTGACGTAATCGGTAAATATCATCCCCACGGTGATAGCGCAGTTTATGAAACGATGGTACGCATGGCTCAGGATTTCAGCTATCGCTACATGCTCGTCGACGGACACGGAAACTTCGGTTCAGTAGATGGTGACGCAGCAGCAGCGATGCGTTACACAGAATCCAAGATGTCGAAAATCTCCATGGAACTTTTACGCGATTTAAATAAAAACACAGTTGATTACAAAGAAAACTATGACGGTCAGGAAAAAGAACCGGTTGTCCTTCCAAGTAGATTCCCGAATTTGCTGGTCAACGGAACTTCCGGAATCGCGGTCGGAATGGCTACCAATATTCCGCCGCATAACCTTGGTGAAACGATCGACGCGGTTTTGGCCTTGGCTGAAAACCCGGCCATCACGACGGAAGAATTGCTCGACTTCCTTCCAGGTCCCGATTTCCCGACCGGAGGCATTATCCTCGGTCGAAGCGGCATTCGCCGTGCTTACGAAACCGGTAAAGGTTCGGTGTTGATCCGCGCAGTCGTTGAAATCGAAACGAAACCGAATGGCAAAGAAGTCATCCTCATTCACGAACTTCCGTACCAGGTTAATAAAGCGCGCCTGATCGAAAAAATTGCTGAACTGGTACGCGATAAAAAAATCGACGGCATCACGGACCTGCGCGACGAATCCGACCGCAACGGTATGCGCGTTGTGATTGAAGTGCGCAGAGACGCGAGCGCTAATGTTCTATTGAACAACTTGTACAAACAGACGGCCATGCAAACAAGCTTCGGCATCAACATGCTCGCACTCGTCGATGGCCAGCCGAAAGTTCTGGGCTTGAAAGATGTTCTATATCATTACCTGGAGCACCAAAAAGTCATCATTCGCCGCCGCACAGAATTCGATCTGCAAAAAGCGGAAGACCGTGCACATATCCTTGAAGGCTTGCGCATCGCACTCGATCACATCGATGCCATCATTGCATTGATCCGTGGTTCGCAGACGACTGAAGAAGCCCGCAACGGTTTGATGAACGATTTCAATTTGTCTGAGCGCCAGTCCCAAGCCATCCTGGACATGCGCCTCCAGCGTTTGACCGGTCTCGAACGGGACAAGATCGAAGAAGAATATCAAGGACTCATCGCACTCATCAACGAGTTGCGTGCAATTCTTGCGGACGAATCGAAGATCCTCGAGATCATCCGTGAAGAAATCCTTGAGATTAAAGAGCGCTTCAATGATCCTCGTAGAACGGAAATCACTGTTGGCGGTTCTGAGATGATCGAAGATGAAGACCTTATCCCACGCGAAGCTTCCGTATTGACGTTCACGCACAATGGCTACATCAAACGTTTGCCTGCCAATACGTATCGCAGCCAGAAACGCGGCGGACGAGGCGTGCAAGGAATGGGTACCAACGATGATGATTTCGTTGAACATCTTCTATATACATCAACACACGACACGATCCTATTCTTCACAAGTGAAGGGAAAGTCTATCGCAAGAAAGGCTATCAGGTTCCTGAATATGGCCGCACTGCCAAAGGCTTGCCATTAGTGAACTTGTTGGAAATCGGCAAAAACGAAAAAGTAACAGCCGTGATCCGTGTTGAAGAGTTCAGAGAAGACGATTTCTTCTTCTTCACTACACGTGGCGGTCTCAGCAAGCGTACACCTGTGAGCAACTACGCTAACATCCGCCAGAATGGATTAATCGCCATCAACTTGCGTGAAGACGACGAATTGATTTCAGTCAAGATGACTGATGGCAATAAAGAAATCGTCATTGGAACACGAGACGGTGCATTGATCCGATTCCCTGAGACGGATATCCGCAGCATGGGGCGTGCAGCCAGCGGTGTGAGGGGTATCCGTCTACGCGAAGGAGATCAAGTCGTCGGCATGGAAACCTTAGAGACAGATGATAAGATTCTGGTCATCACAGAAAATGGTTACGGCAAGCGAACAAAAGAATCCGAGTACCGTGTTCAATCCAGAGGCGGTATGGGAATCAAAACTTGTCATATCACTGAAAAGAACGGTCCTCTAGTAGCTGTACGTGCCGTTAATGGAACAGAAGACATCATGTTGATTACTCAACACGGTGTGTTAATACGGATGGACGTAGAAGATATTTCGACGACTGGTAGAAACACGCAAGGAGTTCGATTGATTCGTCTTGGCGATGAAGAGGTCGTGGCGACCGTTACCAAGGTGAAGAAAGATTTGGATGACGATGAAGCAGCAGAAGTTGATGAAGACGGTGTCGAAGTGCTTGTTGAAGAAAGCGCAGAGGCAGATGTTTACACAGACGACGATGCCATCACAGATGAAACATCTGAAAAGGTTGAAGAAGATACAGAAGAATAGAAGACTATTTAAAGAGCCTGTCGCTGAACCGACAGGCTCTTTTTGTTTCTTAATAGAAAGAGATTTGTAGAAAGGAAAAGTTTTTTCGTAAAAGTGTTGACGTAGGTAGAAGAGCGTGATATATTTATCAAGTCGCCAAAACAAGGCGCACAACATGAACCTTGAAAACTGAACAGCAAAACGTCAATAATACAGTCGCGAGCGATCGCGACACAACTTACTGATCAGCTACGGCAGATCAAGCGAATCGCGCGTCTTTCGAGACGGCGATACGCCAGCAGTATTGAGCAATCAACTACTCTATAATGGAGAGTTTGATCCTGGCTCAGGACGAACGCTGGCGGCGTGCCTAATACATGCAAGTCGAGCGGAACCATTGGAGCTTGCTCCTTTGGTTTAGCGGCGGACGGGTGAGTAACACGTGGGCAACCTGCCCTGCAGATCGGGATAACTCCGGGAAACCGGTGCTAATACCGAATAGTTTGCGGCCTCTCATGAGGCTGTACGGAAAGACGGTTTCGGCTGTCACTGCAGGATGGGCCCGCGGCGCATTAGCTAGTTGGTGGGGTAATGGCCTACCAAGGCGACGATGCGTAGCCGACCTGAGAGGGTGATCGGCCACACTGGGACTGAGACACGGCCCAGACTCCTACGGGAGGCAGCAGTAGGGAATCTTCCGCAATGGACGAAAGTCTGACGGAGCAACGCCGCGTGAGTGAAGAAGGTTTTCGGATCGTAAAACTCTGTTGTGAGGGAAGAACAAGTACCAACTAACTATTGGTACCTTGACGGTACCTCACCAGAAAGCCACGGCTAACTACGTGCCAGCAGCCGCGGTAATACGTAGGTGGCAAGCGTTGTCCGGAATTATTGGGCGTAAAGCGCGCGCAGGCGGTCCTTTAAGTCTGATGTGAAAGCCCACGGCTCAACCGTGGAGGGTCATTGGAAACTGGGGGACTTGAGTGCAGAAGAGGAAAGTGGAATTCCACGTGTAGCGGTGAAATGCGTAGAGATGTGGAGGAACACCAGTGGCGAAGGCGACTTTCTGGTCTGTAACTGACGCTGAGGCGCGAAAGCGTGGGGAGCAAACAGGATTAGATACCCTGGTAGTCCACGCCGTAAACGATGAGTGCTAAGTGTTAGGGGGTTTCCGCCCCTTAGTGCTGCAGCTAACGCATTAAGCACTCCGCCTGGGGAGTACGGCCGCAAGGCTGAAACTCAAAGGAATTGACGGGGGCCCGCACAAGCGGTGGAGCATGTGGTTTAATTCGAAGCAACGCGAAGAACCTTACCAGGTCTTGACATCCCGCTGACCGCCTAGGAGACTAGGCTTTCCCTTCGGGGACAGCGGTGACAGGTGGTGCATGGTTGTCGTCAGCTCGTGTCGTGAGATGTTGGGTTAAGTCCCGCAACGAGCGCAACCCTTGATCTTAGTTGCCAGCATTCAGTTGGGCACTCTAAGGTGACTGCCGGTGACAAACCGGAGGAAGGTGGGGATGACGTCAAATCATCATGCCCCTTATGACCTGGGCTACACACGTGCTACAATGGACGGTACAAAGGGCTGCAAACCCGCGAGGGGGAGCCAATCCCAGAAAACCGTTCTCAGTTCGGATTGTAGGCTGCAACTCGCCTGCATGAAGCCGGAATCGCTAGTAATCGCGGATCAGCATGCCGCGGTGAATACGTTCCCGGGCCTTGTACACACCGCCCGTCACACCACGAGAGTTTGTAACACCCGAAGTCGGTGGGGTAACCCTTACGGGAGCCAGCCGCCGAAGGTGGGACAGATGATTGGGGTGAAGTCGTAACAAGGTAGCCGTATCGGAAGGTGCGGCTGGATCACCTCCTTTCTAAGGATAATATCGGAACCGATTTTTCGGAATCGGGTTGACGTTTTGCGTTCAGTTTTGAAGGTTCACTCCTTACGGAGCACTTTCAAACTTGTTCTTTGAAAACTGGATAGATCGACATTGATTAAGAAACAAGCATCATAGTAGCGTGATCGCGATTGCGATCAACTTATTTTTTTGACCATCAGTGGTTAAGTTAATAAGGGCGCACGGTGGATGCCTTGGCACTAGGAGCCGAAGAAGGACGGCACTAACACCGATATGCCTCGGGGAGCTGTAAGTGAGCTGTGATCCGGGGATTTCCGAATGGGGAAACCCACTGTTCGTAATGGAGCAGTATCCATGTGTGAATTCATAGCACATGAGAAGGCAGACTCAGGGAACTGAAACATCTAAGTACCTGAAGGAAGAGAAAGCAAATGCGATTCCCCAAGTAGCGGCGAGCGAAACGGGATCAGCCCAAACCAGAAGGCTTGCCTTCTGGGGTTGTAGGACACTCTATACGGAGTTACAAAGGAACGGATTAAGCGAAGCGACCTGGAACGGTCCGCGAGACAGGGTAACAGCCCCGTAGCTGAAAGTTCGTTCTCTCCAGAGTGGATCCTGAGTACGGCGGAACACGAGAAATTCCGTCGGAATCCGGGAGGACCATCTCCCAAGGCTAAATACTCCCTAGTGACCGATAGTGAACCAGTACCGTGAGGGAAAGGTGAAAAGCACCCCGGAAGGGGAGTGAAATAGATCCTGAAACCGTGTGCCTACAAGTAGTTAGAGCCCGTTAATGGGTGATAGCGTGCCTTTTGTAGAATGAACCGGCGAGTTACGATTACATGCAAGGTTAAGGCCTATAAGCCGGAGCCGCAGCGAAAGCGAGTCTGAATAGGGCGAATGAGTATGTAGTTGTAGACCCGAAACCAGGTGATCTACCCATGTCCAGGGTGAAGGTAAGGTAACACTTACTGGAGGCCCGAACCCACGCACGTTGAAAAGTGCGGGGATGAGGTGTGGGTAGCGGAGAAATTCCAATCGAACCTGGAGATAGCTGGTTCTCTCCGAAATAGCTTTAGGGCTAGCCTCAAGAAGAGAATCCTGGAGGTAGAGCACTGTTTGGACTAGGGGCCCATCCCGGGTTACCGAATTCAGACAAACTCCGAATGCCAGTGATTTATACTTGGGAGTCAGACTGCGAGTGATAAGATCCGTAGTCAAGAGGGAAACAGCCCAGACCACCAGCTAAGGTCCCCAAATATCCGTTAAGTGGAAAAGGATGTGGCGTTGCTTAGACAACCAGGATGTTGGCTTAGAAGCAGCCATCATTTAAAGAGTGCGTAATAGCTCACTGGTCGAGTGACACTGCGCCGAAAATGTACCGGGGCTAAACGGATTACCGAAGCTGTGGATGGACATCGTAGATGTCCGTGGTAGGAGAGCGTTCTAAGGGCGTTGAAGTCAGACCGGAAGGACTGGTGGAGCGCTTAGAAGTGAGAATGCCGGTATGAGTAACGAAAGACGGGTGAGAATCCCGTCCACCGAATGCCTAAGGTTTCCTGAGGAAGGCTCGTCCGCTCAGGGTTAGTCGGGACCTAAGTCGAGGCCGATAGGCGTAGACGATGGACAACAGGTTGATATTCCTGTACCACCTCCCCGCCG
This is a stretch of genomic DNA from Planococcus maritimus. It encodes these proteins:
- the dnaA gene encoding chromosomal replication initiator protein DnaA, with the protein product MEHLDELWSSVLAQVEKRISKPSFETWLKSTKLLSYKEDTVTISAPNSFARDWLENHYVHLITGILTDLTGDEALIKFVVPKDQDMDDFQLPAPRVKPGQAEQQEFLPGMLNPKYTFDTFVIGSGNRFAHAASLAVAEAPAKAYNPLFIYGGVGLGKTHLMHAIGHYVIEHNPDAKVVYLSSEKFTNEFINSIRDNQTVDFRNKYRNVDILLIDDIQFLAGKEQTQEEFFHTFNTLHEESKQIIISSDRPPKEIPTLEDRLRSRFEWGLITDITPPDLETRIAILRKKAKADGLDIPNDVMTYIANSIDSNIRELEGALIRVVAYSSLINRDMSAELAAEALKDIMPNSKPKVITILDIQNAVGEQFNVKLDDFKTKRRTKDIAYPRQIAMYLSREMTDFSLPKIGEEFGGRDHTTVIHAHEKINTMLKENQQLQQDIKEIRSALGK
- the dnaN gene encoding DNA polymerase III subunit beta, whose amino-acid sequence is MKFEIKRERLVEGLNDVMKAVSSKTTIPILTGIKMDVSSEGMRLTGSDSDITIQTFIPTEEDGKQLIDVTEGGSIVLQAKVFGEIVRKLPTNEVEIEINSNFQTHIRSGKSEFHLIGLDAMDYPQLPDIQDDRLFTIPADLLKTINRETVFAVSSSETRPVLTGVHWEVKDGELVCVATDSHRLARRKTKLETLPEGEYSVVIPGKSLNELNKILDDTSDPVEIVMTNQQVLFKSKHILFFSRLLEGNYPDTSRLIPSEYKTTVTVNGRSLLQAIDRASLLAREERNNVVRFSTNEGSEVEVSSNSPEVGKVEEQLQAQSVDGEELKISFSAKFMMDALKAIDGQDVVIQFTGAMRPFILKSALDDSILQLILPVRTY
- the yaaA gene encoding S4 domain-containing protein YaaA translates to MKEIGIETEYITLGQLLKMTDTISSGGMAKWFLSEHEVFVNGEAEDRRGRKLRPEDTVSIPGTGEFRIVVAEGMSFDAD
- the recF gene encoding DNA replication/repair protein RecF (All proteins in this family for which functions are known are DNA-binding proteins that assist the filamentation of RecA onto DNA for the initiation of recombination or recombinational repair.) produces the protein MRIDNLELVNYRNYETLKLDFSPEINVFIGENAQGKTNIMESLYVLSMAKSHRTSNDKELIRWDAEYGKIKADVLRKYGKLPLEISFSKKGKKAKVNHLEQRRLSDYIGQLNVVMFAPEDLHLVKGSPQVRRRFIDMEIGQISPVYLHDLVNYQKLLKQRNHILKQHYGKQAINDVMFEVYTEQFIEAAVKIIQKRFQFMELLQKWAEPIHHGISRGLEKLEIRYQPISGLKPEWTPAEMASFLEQKLQDVKKRELDRGVTLVGPHRDDLQFIVNGYDVQTYGSQGQQRTTALSLKLAEIELIKQEVGEAPVLLLDDVLSELDDYRQSHLLNTIRGSVQTFVTTTSVEGIQHDTIQNARLFEVTKGTVKE
- the gyrB gene encoding DNA topoisomerase (ATP-hydrolyzing) subunit B, with translation MAMEDTNLEQSYGANQIQVLEGLEAVRKRPGMYIGSTGSRGLHHLVWEIVDNSIDEALAGYCDEIRVTIEKDNWIRVEDNGRGIPVDMQEKMGRPAVEVIMTVLHAGGKFGGGGYKVSGGLHGVGASVVNALSETTEVYVHRDGKRHFIQFERGAVKKELGVIGEADKTGTTIRFKADAEIFKETTVYEFDILDHRLRELAYLNRGLKIVAADEREGLEQEKNYHYEGGIKSYVEHLNKSKDPLHEEAIFVESERDGINVEVAMQYNGGFAANIFSFANNISTHEGGTHESGFKTALTRVINDYGRKNGILKDAEANLTGEDVREGLTAIISVKHPDPQFEGQTKTKLGNTEVSTIVNNLFSNGFERFLLENPSTAKKIIEKGIMASHARMAAKKAREFTRRKSVLEVSSLPGKLADCSSRDPKISEIYIVEGDSAGGSAKSGRDRHFQAILPLRGKILNVEKARLDKILVNAEIRNIITALGTGIGEEFNLDKARYHKVVIMTDADVDGAHIRTLLLTFLFRYMRPLIEAGYIYIAQPPLFQIKQGKHVDYVYSDAQLKEALAKLPASPKPHVQRYKGLGEMNATQLWDTTMDPDFRTLLQVTLEDAMTADETFHMLMGDDVEPRRNFIEENASYVKNLDV
- the gyrA gene encoding DNA gyrase subunit A yields the protein MAERPGSGVEEINISTEMRTSFLDYAMSVIVSRALPDVRDGLKPVHRRILYAMHDLGITADKGYKKSARIVGDVIGKYHPHGDSAVYETMVRMAQDFSYRYMLVDGHGNFGSVDGDAAAAMRYTESKMSKISMELLRDLNKNTVDYKENYDGQEKEPVVLPSRFPNLLVNGTSGIAVGMATNIPPHNLGETIDAVLALAENPAITTEELLDFLPGPDFPTGGIILGRSGIRRAYETGKGSVLIRAVVEIETKPNGKEVILIHELPYQVNKARLIEKIAELVRDKKIDGITDLRDESDRNGMRVVIEVRRDASANVLLNNLYKQTAMQTSFGINMLALVDGQPKVLGLKDVLYHYLEHQKVIIRRRTEFDLQKAEDRAHILEGLRIALDHIDAIIALIRGSQTTEEARNGLMNDFNLSERQSQAILDMRLQRLTGLERDKIEEEYQGLIALINELRAILADESKILEIIREEILEIKERFNDPRRTEITVGGSEMIEDEDLIPREASVLTFTHNGYIKRLPANTYRSQKRGGRGVQGMGTNDDDFVEHLLYTSTHDTILFFTSEGKVYRKKGYQVPEYGRTAKGLPLVNLLEIGKNEKVTAVIRVEEFREDDFFFFTTRGGLSKRTPVSNYANIRQNGLIAINLREDDELISVKMTDGNKEIVIGTRDGALIRFPETDIRSMGRAASGVRGIRLREGDQVVGMETLETDDKILVITENGYGKRTKESEYRVQSRGGMGIKTCHITEKNGPLVAVRAVNGTEDIMLITQHGVLIRMDVEDISTTGRNTQGVRLIRLGDEEVVATVTKVKKDLDDDEAAEVDEDGVEVLVEESAEADVYTDDDAITDETSEKVEEDTEE